TGTCAATCAACAGGtcagattgactggcacgcttggtttacTTTCTGTGCTTGGTGAACATTTGCCCTCGAAATTtaagtgtgttgatttttacgTCAACACTCTCAAACGATGCTACAATTGTATTCTGATGTCATTCTTGCCGatggtttgttttgcagaaccAGGATGAAGATCGGATCAGCGCGCTCCCTGATGACATCCTTCTCGACATCCTCAAACGCCTTGATCTACATACAACGATCCAATCTAGCACCCTCGCTCGCTCTCTCGCCTGCTCATACACGCGGCGCACTTCTTGCCGCGTGGCAGGAAAAAAGGGGACCCCTGGTCAGTGGACCAGGTCATGACCGCCTACACGGGGGCCGTCAGGAGTCTGCTGCTGCCGTCATCTCCCGCCAACGACCCAACCATCAAGCACCTGGAGCTCAGCTTCTACCTGACAGAACCTTACCTGCAGTCCATCGGCCGTGCTGTTGCCAATGTCACGGAGAGTGGCAAGACCAACCGCCTTGACTTCACAATCTGGACAGATGTTGGCCATCCAGAATATGAGCAGTGTCTGTTGTTTGGAGAGCGTCTCATGTCCTTCTTCCAATCATACCCTGTTGCATTCAAATGGCTCACCAGGCTCACTCTGCAGAACATCACATTTGGAGAGACTGACGTTCACAATCTCCTCAACACCTGCTACAAGCTAGAGCTCCTTTCCTTGTCCTACTGTGATGCTGTAATCAACCCCGTCACCGGCGAGGATGCTATCCTCACAATAGATGCGCCACACTCGGCTCTCCTTGCCCTTGAGGTAATTACCTGTGGGTACGCAAGGGTTGACCTGATCCAGGTGCCAAATCTTAGGATGCTGCTCTGCGCTAACTGGATTGGTGGAAACCCCCCACTGGTTTTTGGCAACGTGCCTCAACTTGACAATGTAGCCCATCGTCTCACTGCACTGCATTGGCAGACTCCATTCACATTGAGCCACTGCTTAGCCAACACCACAAGTTTATCAGCCTTTATACCTGAATTTCTACAATCAATTGGTATGTTGCCTTTTCCTGCAAAGGTTTCCACAATAATGTCTTTTATTATGTCTTGATTTCTTTATCTTTTAACACATACTCATACGCATTGCtttatgcatttttttttaaaaaatgtttttttattCACTGCAGATTTGGATTGAACCAGAAGGCCCCAAACATCTCTCCCCTATATTCAGTagggttagttggatccatgccactacaatttcttgaagttggatttcatgttgaaatccatgccattgagtggcatgatttttaacatgaaacccaaattcacggagttgtggtggcatgaattgAATTTTCCCTATTCAGTAACCTGAGAGAAATTTATCTCTACAATATTTTCTATGATTGTGACCTAAACTGGACTATGTTTGTCCTTGAAGCAGCACCGTCCTTGACTAACTTCTATCTTATGGTACATAATCTTCTGTTATTTTGATTAAGTTCCTACTAAAATCATCATTGCTTCAAAAGCCACGCACTTTACCACAAAAAGTTCTGCTACTTATCGTCACTATATTAATATATTTAGGATACCATAAGAAGCTTGATGAATGGTTCGATGGAGTGCTAACCATATTCTGTTTCATGAAGCTATCTCGGCATCCATGCGAAAGAGGCAGAAGGGAGGACGGCGCTAAGAGGGTCAATGTGTCTTGGGATCAAGCATCACCTGACTTGAAGCACCACCGGTTGAGCCTTCTACATATCATAGGCTTTGCAGTGGATGAGAAGCTGGTGAAATACATAAGGCTTGTTATGGAGCGAGCTGTGGGCTTGAAGAGGATCTGCTTGCTTGATCAAAAGCCATGCAATAAGTGCGATGCCATGGACGACGCTCAGTCTCTGTCACGGAACAGATGGAGGTTCCCGGttgaggaa
The nucleotide sequence above comes from Panicum virgatum strain AP13 chromosome 3K, P.virgatum_v5, whole genome shotgun sequence. Encoded proteins:
- the LOC120700538 gene encoding uncharacterized protein LOC120700538; amino-acid sequence: MEFLYVCDASAAVAGVAAALIFDPASNRGDGRQLPWSTSPTRATLLPENDDDDQNQDEDRISALPDDILLDILKRLDLHTTIQSSTLVMTAYTGAVRSLLLPSSPANDPTIKHLELSFYLTEPYLQSIGRAVANVTESGKTNRLDFTIWTDVGHPEYEQCLLFGERLMSFFQSYPVAFKWLTRLTLQNITFGETDVHNLLNTCYKLELLSLSYCDAVINPVTGEDAILTIDAPHSALLALEVITCGYARVDLIQVPNLRMLLCANWIGGNPPLVFGNVPQLDNVAHRLTALHWQTPFTLSHCLANTTSLSAFIPEFLQSIDLD